actttttttacaatgtaaaaagcagttattttatgttttgtagtGAACTTAAGAAAACCACTTTAAATTGGGAGTAATACTCAGTAGCACATAGAAAATCCTCCGTGTTTCGCTTTTTGGTGATACATCCGAACAATAGggaaacaatgaaaataaatctcTTATCATACCTTCCACATAACATAAATTTCGTTCTTACATTGACAATCACTGAGCCGTAAAGCGCTTAGAATCACAGGGAGACTAGGTTAGTATCAATGTAAGAATGACAAACGATGAAAATATGGTGACACAATTAACGGAAGAACTCAGTTTTCTTGCACCACTCTCGACAACTAAGGGGACATTAAATGGACGGTCAGCTGGTGTGGTCACGTGAGCTACGTTGCTGATCTCCGGTTTGTCTGCAAGAGAACAAATacattttctatgaattgaatacaaaaagcctatcattgttaagtcgatttatttttttgttgacgtgtgtcaatgtttagaactgtttctttttttcgaaagcaaaacaaggtcacgttatgtacgcaccgtttttgtgacgacacgtaaagtgcagacgaatggtctcttgaattttgcagattttgtttggtaaacataatgttcattgacgtaatattttagtattatgtgtcctttacaaaagtaagaatgctcagaaaccaaattgaggcgtaccatataaaataagcatgaaagctgcaactcgggatttagagaataacggacatgtggtgacccatattcaggaatgtcgggattgtctcaaaataaatataaactcaattgaagttgtccaatacatatgtggttagcgtgtggctatgataatgaaaacatcatttttaataaaaaataatcaaattataacgaacaagaaatatctttaaaaaagatatacggcgttgatagttcaatgaatgagattaaggatagcgaatgtcttttttctgtgcagttcttagctgcatcacacgcagtacgggatgttacgcggagtttcgcggcttattttacattattacatattgctggtcataaacctatagatataaaacagaaaaccaaaagaagaatggaagtgaaattaaaacatacgagtcaaccggccacacgagaagtatccgtatttataggcgcgttcttcgaacaaacctgttttagtggtttgtcgggcattgctatttgattcgattattaacagtatcgattatcatcgcgctcatgcttaatacattggtcaatatggtggaataattattgttaaattaatcaaaaataatatttatcattgtattgttgaaacccattaagaatctacatatttctggtctaaagaaaattccaggtcacctagttcacggatagcgtatttattatataactattattttactggccgcgaactccggtgatgacctgtataaactctgacattcatacactggccgcgaattgacccgggttgaaatgcaatgtattaaagtgaggcctcgcttccactgctctttatacttttacatgttaacatgttgacaagaatatggaagtaagtactaaatatgagaacatagcctttaaatataaacgcgttgcgctggttattctctgaaaataaaaggtgcacgcgcaaactgtattgatgtcgagaattgagtgtaaaactgttctatctattaagccttttcattagaaacaagagggcctgaaaggcccaaggtatcccccgcaacatatgctttgtttgaggatgggtgcaaattggacggatgaacataatgatagatggacggacggactaaTGGATTACTTACTGGCAGTTGAGACATTAACATcatgccaaagcacttccaagatatggctccggacacaaaagtgacggacggacggacagccggacggacaaccggacaacgccaaaacaatatccctccgcctctggcaggggatatatactcataccaagattcaatgaaatccgccaaagcacttccaagatatggctccggacacaaaagtgcatatagtaaaaagcattttttcaagatacaaagggccataactctgtttttaacaaatggtatacaacgccatttggcatgcatcattctcttatgtatatatatacttataccaagtttcaatgaaatccgccaaagcacttccaagatatggctccggacacaaaagtgcatatagtaaaaagcattttttcaagatacgaagggccataactctgttttaacagatggtgtacaatgccatttggggtgcatcatccttttatgcatatatatactcataccaagtttcaatgaaatccaccaaagcacttccaagatatggctccggacacaaaagtgcctatagtaaaaagcattttttcaagatacaaagggccataagtctgtttttaacagatggtgtaaaatgccatttggcgtgcatcatcctcttatgcatatatatactcataccaagtttcaatgaaatccgccaaagaacttccaagatatggctccggacactaaaaagcattttttcaagatacaaagggccattagtctgtttttaacagatggtgtacaatgccatttggcgtgcatcatcctcttatgcatatatatactcataccaagtttaaatgaaatccacaaaagaacttccaagatatggctccgggcacaaaagtgccggacggacggacggacagccggacggacggacggacaatgccaaaacaatatccatccgcctctggcgggggataataaaattgtttcatgcagtaagacagtgttacaaagacgcgtatatgtttccaatgttctggtggaatactcaaatcagccaatggaataaatgaagtgtattcattcgtacctagccgcgggaaattttatttgaattttattggacacttacaaaggtcaggagaggtgaaaagctggcttaatacagcttacgccgaaaaatcgatttctccgaaaacatatttttcataacGTTATATATAtcacaaggtattcaactcaaaatgacccgaatatagggtgcatcgctttgaacagccattacttcatcaattgtgcagcgatttccattaacttggtcttattaaacgcagaaatgaatttcctttctggaaatgtacgtatattgcaattatattttacaaatgctGCAGTGCACTCTTTGGAGACAAAATGGACTATGTTTACAGTCAAAATTCGATGCATGTATTTACtaataatataacacaaatatgtttACAGTCAAAATTAGATGCATTTATTTACGAATAATACACACAAACAACTATGTTTACAGTCAAAATTAGGCGCATGTATTtactattaatataaaaaaacaaattgttagCACTATAGTTTTTTCGTAATAACTGTACCTGAAGTCGATGAGGTTGACGATCTAGCAGTGCTGTATTCCACTTGAGCAACGGTTGATGCAGGCGCAGGGGTTGTTTCCGGTCGTTGAGTGGTTGAAGCTGAAAATTGAATAATAATAGCTACATGTAGGTTCTCCCGTCAATGCAAAGCTTGAGAATGTGTTATCAATAAACCTCACatgaatttgaaattatgtaaagATATGAAACCGTGTCGTATAAAGTTCCATGATATTATTGTTTTCTTCAGCATACAGGCTGTGACCACGATTAAGTATAACAGAAGCTGGATATGACAACagttcaaataataattattattcgcATTTCTTGTGGAGAATGTGTGTTAACAGACATTAACTTACGTTGCACCGGAAGTGGTGGCCTCTCAATCAGCGGTGGCTGTTCAGTCTTGTACACGAGGAGAGTACCGCTGCTCACGTGAACCAGTGTGGGAGGCATGGCGTTCCAGTCTCGCTTCCGGCGGCCAGAACCTGCGGAATGGAAAACATAAATCAGCGGACTGTATAGTTGATTAGACTGAGTATATGAACAGAGAATTTATTGCTGTTGTACCGGTATGTAAAAAgtaattatattcaatttaaaccaaaatataaatGCGTGTAAAATATAAGTGATTGTGTGTAATTttgaattatattaattttaaatgacaaCACAGTATTTTCCTACATCAAATCAGAAGCTACATAACATACAACAGTACACTACTTGAAAGTGATAAGTTGTGTGATCTCCATAATTAcatcaaattaatttaacaaataatcaatgcttacaaaataaaacgtgttgtaTAACTGCCATACACGTtttatctttgtatgcagaacaATGTTTAATTCGAATGTTCTCTTCAATGGCCATGCAAAATAAACTACACACCGCattttataaagataaaataaaattgtcCAGACACATTTTTTCAGACAAAAATTACAATTTACAAATTTTCAATCACTATTCaaagctgttttttttttcttgtacCTTTAAAACACATGAACACAACGTTTACATATCGAAATTACGTACGGCAACTGTAACGCGTACGTATCTATGTTAGGCAAACATATCTACGCAAGAGGCACGTAGAAATGTAACACTGTATATCTATTTAACGTAAAAATATCTACGCCTGAGGCACGTATAACTGTAATGCGTACGTATCTATGTAACGTCTGTATATCTACATCTCGGCTAAGTATGAATTTAACTGCTACATATCTAAGCCATGGCTACGTGTGTATGAAACATGTACTTATGTACGCAACGTAAACTTGTTTATGCAACGTGAACATGTGAACGCAACGTGTAAGAGACTAAGCCACATATCTACGCATCGAGTACGGGTATATGCTTATCTCTGACTCACTGGGCGTGGTGGTGTTGGCAGGCAGGCAGCTGCGGTCACATTCCGGGGACGGGTCGTCCTTCGCGCACACGTATGCGTCACAGTGGATGTGAACTGCCGGAAACTGCACGAACTTGAACGTCTGCCACCGATAGCCGAACCATGTGTCGTTGATGGGAAAGAACCCTACCGTCTGGTCGTTAACGCACCTGTGCATATATGACGTCAAACTCAAGTGCGATGCAATTCTGTGTTTACGATGTTATGTGTGTAATATACTTTAGTATAGCGAGTTCAATTTTTGAACAACGAACACGATGTAAGTTCTGCAGGTTGAGCCTTCCCGTACGACCATAGCATTTCTGAATGCTTGTAACGCGTAGTCGTGGTCGTAGGTTTTCAGATGCCAGAGTAacacaagactattgccaagcaatatatgtcccctatcgGCACCACCATtgtcatattttttgttttatttgatgccatagcaaccagaatatttgacgtaagaacaaaatgaaatgacgtgcataatgtccatattgccatctatccatgtttcaagttttatgaaaaaaatatgaagaacttttaaatgatccagaaaagtgtgacagactcacagacagacgcacagagcgcaaaccataagtcccctccggtgaaaccggtagagaCAATAATGTGTTATGTAAAACGTACACACACCTGGAAAATGTAGACAATTacttaactttattttactaaaatgtttACAGATACACGCTTCTAGCCAATCAACCCATAATTCCGCTACAGTGTTAAAATTATATACAGTTCTGCAAGTAAAACATTCGTTACAGAATGGGCCATTGCCGTCattcagtaaaacatgtttagtcGAATGAATATTTGACATTTCACGGGGAGAAGGGGGAGGTGACTACGCTTAAAATATATTGTGTGAAGGGACTTACTAGTATTTAACAAATAAGTATCAAACGAGCGAAATTGTGTGGCACATACCAATAAAACAAATACCTATCCTATCTTAATAGTTACAATCacacttaaaaagtatattatagaATGAACCGGTGAGAGCCCGGAAAACATGTTGATTTCCCGCGATAATCCGCGAGATCCCAATTGACAACTTACATTTACACACAGAAGAACAAAGTTATAAGGTCACAATAttctaaatagtttccctatttaaagggatcttttcacgctttggtaaattgacaaaattgaaaaaagttgtttcagattcgtaagttttcgttttagttatgatatttgtgaggaaacagtaatactgaacattaaccatgctctaatatagccattatatgcatctttttacgattttaaaacctaaaaattataaagcgttgcaacgcgaaacgattgaataatttggagagttctgtttttgtcgttaaattttgtgaaactacgaagattgcttatataaggtataaaatacgacaatgatgtatactcggcggaatagctcagtaggctagagcgtttttacttcaggactctggcagaactccaggggtcactggttcgaaacctgctccgggcaatgttcttttcctttttttaaattttttctggattttttactggagcttttacgatccaatgtttaaatttatcaatataaagcatttaatgaataagtttaaaaaatgccaaaatctgtgaaaaggcccctttaattcaatgtaaaagcgacatctttaagcgaaaataaatgcaacattttgcacatagacacccccataaccataccttttcttaaaggcggagtcgatttgtgaaataaaaaaagatatgtcatgtacaaaccaagaaagaacttgtcaaaagtgaAAATCGACTGTTCTTGCAACTTTTTTCCGGCCAAtttttagtggaatgtaacctttttcagtgcaatgttttagtattgtctctaagtttatcatataTCAGgtatttagtagtgaacacctattgaTGCCTTACTACTTTCTCCAAAtgataaagccagaacaatagtttaaagtgtacaacattccttcgaatcaactatgatattttttttagagagtacagcctacataaaacggttatttagtatactgtaaccatAAAGTGCGTTCATTACCCACCGGCATATTTGCTAGGTTACACTCCACAGTTAGACATAACAAGTACATAGTGTTATATGTGCTTCATGCCACTAATCCAATGCAACTGCATTATAcagataattataatgataaggTTCCGCATTTGGCGACAACTAAAAAGCCAAATAGTGTCCCCAATATGTCTGTCTAAAATGATTGTATATCAAACAAACTGTAGTTTCCTTCAGTGTTGAAGTTTTTTCACTGAGCACTTgtatttttcgaaaaaaaagagTTCTTTCAATGTGCGCATTATAAGAAGACATTTTACGAACTATGAAACTTGGGATTTGACttataaaatgtgttattctGCAACTTTATCCTAAAACTTGACATTAACATTTGCATTTCGGACAATAAAgcgttatttaatttaaaaattatcatGTGTTTTACATGATGTAATAGGTAACAATTTTAGATTAGCACAATCTATAGATTCCAAATGAATTAGTGCCTTGCGAAAAGTTGTCATCGTGATCATGTTTATAGAAAGAAATTGTAGCTATCCAGTTATTCTTCTTTAACTTTAAATTCAAGTTAATGTGGAGCACACGCAATCATTTAAGATAATTTTCAGTAAAAGATCACTCAAATGAAACGGCTTGAAAAAAGCTCGTTGTACGAAATTAAACTACATGAATTTGGAGACACGTAAAAATACATATGCTTGCTAAAATATTtgggccgttctctgtgaaaaggggggttaatgcatgtgctttaagtgtcatcccagattagcctgtgcagtccgctcatgctaatcagggacgacactttccgcttttattgtatttttcgttcacaaacagtctattcttagcaaaaaacaagttttggcggaaagtttcgtccctgattagcctgtgcgcacatgcttatctgggacgacacatcacgcacatccattaaaccccattttcacaaagTTCGGCTCATTTATTGACCCATACTTGGTGTATCATAACATGTATATGCATAAGAAGCTATACAATTCACCGGATGTGCACTAGGGGCATCACTCGTGGTTACGCGAAGAAAGATACCTAGTTTTGGGAAAGAGGTATAACGGAAACAGGTTAAGAAACTTCTACATGTACGAGCAAGTTAACAAACTAAATAAACGTGTAAAGGAGATACTGCCGATCATTTTCTAAATGAGTGTTAAAGGAAAATATGTATTTGCTACATGTCAAAACTACATTGTTTtctaaaatatacaataaaatgtgttaatataCATATCGGGATTATCTCTCTTTAAGAACATGATCAACTGGACTAAAAGTAAACACTGCACCAAACACACATTGTGCCACACACCTTTCAAGAGACGAAAGAGATGCATTGCCACCTAAAGCGCTTTCACATACATTGCAGGGCCTACAAACAGAGTAAGGAAAGCCGCCTTCAAATACTAGTAGATATTGCCTCGCGACTTATGAATGTCATCTATAGTTTCAATCTTAAATTCATGTAAAGGCCACCAAATATGCATATGGATGTGCCAAATATAAGGAAAGgcatgataataataattttactaaGTCACACATGCATtgaattgtgtattttatttacaacTGTGCAAGCACGGCTAAATTCGTGTTTTTCTGTTCGTAAAAAGCAACATCACGTATTTCATTTTGGACATGCATCcattgcaaaaaaacaaacattataacaCCAAGCGGAAGAAAAGTTTGCGTTTTGTTAGTTAACAATAGTCCACAAACACATAGGGCACCATAAGTTAGTAAATGCAGTGCAGCTCATTTGCATTACAAGGACAATCTCGCAACACTCTTGAATCACCAATCCACAGacataacatgaatgagcaacaTTGAATGCCTTGCTGGTTACCTCTTGATGAGCTCTCAGCCTACAATACAAGGTCGCGCTATGAACTTAATACAGTatcaaatgttatattaattaataacactCGATAACACGAATACATTTTTCCAAATAAAGGCTAGAAAAAGTATTCGTTCGTGCCAATTTTTGTCTCAAGTGCAATGAAAGTACAATCAACTAAGATTCATTGGAGATAACGTCTTGTGCACGGGATAAAAACATGACACACAATTCGAGAGTGACAATCGATGAGCTTGAACGTTTCTCTGACTGTATTGAATAACAAAACACATGACAAGCATGTTGTAGTTCAATAGCGTGGGGTATACATAGATATCTATTATATCATAGATACAATCATAGTACAATTGTTTTAGATGAGGCATTGCATATTTAAGTGTTTACAACTATCGTATCACAAATGTTACTTAGGCTTGGCAGCTGTATACTTACtagatacatgtactttatttatAGATAAGCACTACATACCAAAATGAAAGTATGCATGTGCCTCGCATGTGTATCAAGCTGCTCACACATCGATTGCCTCCCTTGTAGCAGAATTTCATAAATCAAGAGCGATTTAGCCTTGATCTTGGTAAACCGGTCTAATGCATTTTTGTTTAGTCATtctagattaacctgtgcaatcctcaaaggcttatccgggacaacactttccacatgtCTTTTTCGTTTAGAAAAAAATGACTGTGCGGGTTGCACATCCTAATAGGAGaggacactttatgtacatgcattaaaccccgttttcccagagcgaggctaagaTACAAAACTCGTTGACTTACTTGTCAGTGAAGAGCGGATAGCGCGTGAGGTCATTCCTGCTACTAGAGGGCGTGGCATAGCAGTTGGGCACCACCATGTGTAGGTTCTTGTCGACGTCCTCGAGCGAGAGGGCGGAGTTAAGCCATTCTCCCAGGGGGATCTCTAGGGGGAAATTGGTCACTGCCGTCACAAAACTGTTATTCCTGAAAATATTCTTTTCAGATTTATTGCAAGCTTAgaaaaaactaataaaaacattttggatGATATTCTTCATTGAATATTCCATTCTATAAATGACCATTCCCGTAAAAAAACTAGGAACATTTTAATATGAATTTCTCGTAAGTTATTACATGTCACTTTTCCTGATGATGCTTTATTTATCCAAGAAACGCCGAACCACGCCATTGAAGCTTCAACAAGTGACTAAGAATATGTAATACATTTTCTCAACAcgcttcaaataaaaaaaagaagcttTGTTTTGGGGTAATCAATTCACATTTTCCtccttagaaaattgaaatttttcaGTCTAATTCAAACACATTGTGCAATAGCACAACCGACTTTTACACGTCCTTACCTAAAAAAGTGCATGTTAACAATGAACTGCCCCTGCGCAACCTGTGTGACGGTCTCTGTGAGGGGCAAAATAGGCTTATCAGCTATCGGGTCACGTGGGAGCTCGCACTGCACTTGCACCATGTACGTGTTCGTGTTGCTCACGGCGCCGCTCGTAAACGTGGGCAGATACATGATCACGTTCTTGTAGATAATGTGCGTCGCGTTGTACTTGAacgtcataaaataaattattattgcaTTTATAACAAATCGAATTTTAACTTACGCGTTTTGACAGTTTCACAACAATCGTTATAATCTCGTGAAGATGATGCGTGTGTGATatgaatatataaattatatactttaaaaaaattatccGAAAATATAAGCTATACTTCGCTTTGTTTTTGCGAAAATTTAAACTAGACATCCTCATGTGTAAATCGACATTGACGTGAATCTAAACGCATAAGATGTCGCGGGCAGACGTTTCCCTTTTAGCGGCGCTCGATAGCGTTAGTCTTATTTTGCGCATACCGTTCTCAGCGTGTTGCACTCGTCGAAGGGGATGCTGATGGAGACGTATTGGTCGCTCTCGTCCGTGCTGGCGGTGCACGAGGATCCCGTGCTGTTGGCAACCTGCAGGTGCTTAGGCTCTAGGTGCACGTCACGTGACTTGTTGAAGCTCGCGCGCAGCAGACCGTTGGAACACTCCAGGATCGGTTCCGGTCCTGAAACGCAGCCGGTCGCAATGGTAAGCACATTATAAAGCTATTCCCCTCTTGATCCCCGCCCGATAGAAACAACAAAACACGTGTACTTCTTATGTACTCAGATgcacaaaaaaaatcaattatgtcGCCTATTTTAACCAGAATGTAAGCACTTGTGAGCCCCTCAAGTTTcctgaattacatgtacatttgttattattataatttttattatgacaGCTTTACAAGAACAGAAAATTGAAAAGTGCAGTCATGTCTTAAAGTTTATATGAAAAggatgaaattgtatttttaataaacgCAGGTAAAATTTATTATTCTTAAGCAGTGACAGCACGTTTTCATGTTAAATAACTGTTTGCGACTCACTGGTTGGGGCGGAGTTATCCAAAGGTGTGCACGTGACTTTCGCCATCTCGCTGGTGGAGCAGCTTCCGTCGGCCCATGGCGCTTGCGTGCACGCGGATATGTTGGCCTCGTTTCCGGTACAGGTCACGGACTTGATGACCATCTTTTCGGTTATGGTGCTCGTGTCAAAGTTAACAGACCCTGCGAGCGCGGTGTTGGGGCTGCGATCATGAAGAAGATATTAAAATGGACAATTTGATAAGAAATGATAATAGGTTTGATAAGTAACGTTCACTCTACTACTCACTCCCGAAAAAGGTCGCATCACGTCTACTCACTCCCGACACACGGTCGCATCACGTCTACTCACTCCCGACACACGGTCGTATCACGTCTACTCACTCCCGACACACGGTCGCATCACGTCTACTCTCTCCCGACACACTGTCGCATCACGGCTACTCACTCCCGACACACGGTCGCATCACGTCTACTCACTCCAGACACACGGTCGCATCACGTCTACTCACTCCCGACACACGGTCGCATCACGTCTACTCACTCCCGACACACGGTCGCATCACGTCTACTCACTCCCGACACACGGTCGCATCACGTCTACTCACTCCCGACACACTGTCGCATCACGGCTACTCACTCCCGACACACGGTCGCATCACGTCTACTCACTCCCGACACACTGTCGCATCACGGCTACTCATTCCCGACACACGGTCGCATCACGTCTACTCACTCCCGACACACGGTCGCATCACGTCTACTCACTCCCGACACACTGTCGCATCACGTCTACTCACTCCCGACACACTGTCGCATCACGGCTACTCACACGACACACGGTCGCATCACGTCTACTCACTCCCGACACACTGTCGCATCACGTCTACT
This is a stretch of genomic DNA from Dreissena polymorpha isolate Duluth1 chromosome 7, UMN_Dpol_1.0, whole genome shotgun sequence. It encodes these proteins:
- the LOC127837559 gene encoding deleted in malignant brain tumors 1 protein-like isoform X2, yielding MMKIGRLSLYYSSMLIIGIKIIQECAGQSSNGDIRLIDGGRPSQSQGRVEVFYNGTWGTVCDDNWIDQNNAIVVCRQMNSPSPNGGVWVNSTRFGAGSDPIWLDDVGCAATEQRLADCQHRGWGLSSGCDHSEDVGVICPVSAVTSSGTPSPTTTKAPVIPDTGNCTTPDRTIRLKGPSNMPGVGVVQLLRNNTWGNICDNGWGFNNAKVVCRMLCFNPNTALAGSVNFDTSTITEKMVIKSVTCTGNEANISACTQAPWADGSCSTSEMAKVTCTPLDNSAPTRPEPILECSNGLLRASFNKSRDVHLEPKHLQVANSTGSSCTASTDESDQYVSISIPFDECNTLRTYNATHIIYKNVIMYLPTFTSGAVSNTNTYMVQVQCELPRDPIADKPILPLTETVTQVAQGQFIVNMHFFRNNSFVTAVTNFPLEIPLGEWLNSALSLEDVDKNLHMVVPNCYATPSSSRNDLTRYPLFTDKCVNDQTVGFFPINDTWFGYRWQTFKFVQFPAVHIHCDAYVCAKDDPSPECDRSCLPANTTTPSSGRRKRDWNAMPPTLVHVSSGTLLVYKTEQPPLIERPPLPVQPSTTQRPETTPAPASTVAQVEYSTARSSTSSTSDKPEISNVAHVTTPADRPFNVPLVVESGARKLSSSVNCVTIFSSFVILTLILT
- the LOC127837559 gene encoding deleted in malignant brain tumors 1 protein-like isoform X1; amino-acid sequence: MMKIGRLSLYYSSMLIIGIKIIQECAGQSSNGDIRLIDGGRPSQSQGRVEVFYNGTWGTVCDDNWIDQNNAIVVCRQMNSPSPNGGVWVNSTRFGAGSDPIWLDDVGCAATEQRLADCQHRGWGLSSGCDHSEDVGVICPVSAVTSSGTPSPTTTKAPVIPDTGNCTTPDRTIRLKGPSNMPGVGVVQLLRNNTWGNICDNGWGFNNAKVVCRMLCFNPNTALAGSVNFDTSTITEKMVIKSVTCTGNEANISACTQAPWADGSCSTSEMAKVTCTPLDNSAPTRPEPILECSNGLLRASFNKSRDVHLEPKHLQVANSTGSSCTASTDESDQYVSISIPFDECNTLRTYNATHIIYKNVIMYLPTFTSGAVSNTNTYMVQVQCELPRDPIADKPILPLTETVTQVAQGQFIVNMHFFRNNSFVTAVTNFPLEIPLGEWLNSALSLEDVDKNLHMVVPNCYATPSSSRNDLTRYPLFTDKPCNVCESALGGNASLSSLERCVNDQTVGFFPINDTWFGYRWQTFKFVQFPAVHIHCDAYVCAKDDPSPECDRSCLPANTTTPSSGRRKRDWNAMPPTLVHVSSGTLLVYKTEQPPLIERPPLPVQPSTTQRPETTPAPASTVAQVEYSTARSSTSSTSDKPEISNVAHVTTPADRPFNVPLVVESGARKLSSSVNCVTIFSSFVILTLILT